TATTTATAGTATTATTTCTGTTTTTTGTTGGAGCATGTGTTAGAATAAATTCAGAAGGTTCTATGATAGAGGGTTTAAAAAAAAGAGGCATTGCTATAAAAAGAAGAACTATAGACTTAGAGGCTTTCTATATGATAGGTAGTGGACCTAGTGAAGTAACATATATGTGGCTATACCCTCCAGTTAAAAATAGGAGTAAATATATTAGTCCGGAATGGAAAATAATGGTTTCTGTTAATTCTTTTGGTTATGGATTATCAGGAAGAGAACTTTTAGAGTATGGATATAAAGGATATGTAGTAACAGATTTAATATTTAATAAAGAAAAAGGAAATGATTTCAGAGGAATGGAAAAGATTTTAGATGAATATACTAAAAAATATCGAATATTTGTTGGTGCTTGGATAAAAAATTATGGATATTTAAAGAGCTTGTATATGTTAGGTGAAGAGGAAGAAGTTCGTTATCAATATTTTAAGGAAAATGGAGAATTAGTATTTAAACAAGTTGATTTAACATATGAAGAGTTTTGGGACAAGGAAAAAGAAAATGAAAAGAAATTTTATGAAATATATGATGAGTATTTTAAAGAAGTTAGACAATTCGAAACAATGAATTGGGATGAATATGCAGAGATTTTTTCATATTTTCCAATCCTATATGTTGTTCTTAAGTGTAAGGAATGCGATTTAAGTAATAAAGAAGAAATAGAAAAAGAAGTATATGAAAAAATTAAAAAATATCATAATCCTAAAACATATAAATTAGAAGTATTTTTAGAAAAGGAAGAAGAATGAAAAAACTACTAATAATATTAATTCCATTTATTGTTTATTCTACAGAAATAGATAAGATAATATATAATGGAGTAGAGGATAGTTTGGCTATTAGTTTAAATAGTGATTTAAAAAGCGGAGAAGAACTAGATGTATTAAAAATAGATACACTAGTATCNNNNNNNNNNNNNNNNNNNNNNNNNNNNNNNNNNNNNNNNNNNNNNNNNNNNNNNNNNNNNNNNNNNNNNNNNNNNNNNNNNNNNNNNNNNNNNNNNNNNNNNNNNNNNNNNNNNNNNNNNNNNNNNNNNNNNNNNNNNNNNNNNNNNNNNNNNNNNNNNNNNNNNNNNNNNNNNNNNNNNNNNNNNNNNTAATTACAGATAATGAAAATATCTATGATATATCGGGACTAAGTAATAGATATGAAATAAAGGTTGATAGAAAGATAAATAAAACTATTGATTTAATAAGTTCATATTCATATATAGATAGAAGATCATATGTAGAAGATGTATTAAGTAGAAGAGATAGTATACATAATTTTAGCATAGGGTTAGATAGTAGAATTAAAGAAGACCATAAAGTATTATTAAAGTTGGATAACAAGATAGAAAATGGGAGATATTTACCATCTTTTAATTTAGATTATGGATATAAGGATATTTTAAGTATTAGAAATAGTATAGAGAATAGAGAAATAGATACTAGTTTAGATATTAACTTAAAGTATAAAAAACTTTATTCAAAGATAGGATTTGATACAGACTATAAGACATTTAATCCTAGGGTAAACTTAGGTATAAACTTTGATATATCAAGATTAAATATAGATTCGTCTTTGGAATACAATAAAAGATTTAGAGCACTTTTTGCTTTGAAGTTTGATGTGGTAAAATAAAAATAAGAACTATTTCGTGAGAAGTAGTTCTTTTTAAATTGTTGAATTACTTAGTTAAGTATTGTATAATTAAAGGTAGATAAATAGTTGGGAGGAAAATATGTTAATAGATATTTTTAAAGTATTCATTTTGTCTTTAATTGAGGCATTTACAGAGTTTATACCTGTAAGTTCAACAGGGCATATGATACTTGCAGATAAATATATAAATTTGTCAAATAATAAGGAATTTGTTACGGCATTTCAAGTGATAATACAACTTGGAGCAATACTTACTGTTGTAGTAATATTTTTCAAAAAACTATATCCATTTATGTATAAAGAAGAAAAAAGGAAGAATCTTATTGTTTTATGGACTAAGATTATAGTGGCAGTTTTACCAGCTGTCATATTAGGTCTATTACTTGATGACTACATTGAAGAACACTTTTTTAATGCAACAGTAGTTTCAGTAATGCTTTTAATATACGGGATATTATTAATTTTTATAGAAAGAAAAAATAGAAAACAAAATATTACTAATCTTAATAATATTAGTTATACTATGGCTCTTTCTATAGGGCTATTTCAATGTTTAGCAATGATACCAGGAACATCTCGTTCAGCAGCCACTATAATAGGAGCTATGTTTTTAGGATTAAATAGAGTTGCAGCGACTGAATTTTCATTTTTCTTAGCCATACCTACTATGCTGGGTGCTACTGCATTGAAACTAATAAAAATAGGGTCTTTATTAAGTGCATATGAACTATTATTAATATTTATCGGTCTTTTATTAACATTTATTATGTCACTAATGATAATAAATAGCTTCCTAAGATATATTAAAAAACATGATTTCAAGGTATTTGGATATTATAGGATAATAATTGCAATATTAATACTTTTAGATATATATGTGTGGTAGTAATATGAAAATAAGTTCAAATTATGAGATAAATGAAAATAAGTGGAATGA
This region of Streptobacillus felis genomic DNA includes:
- a CDS encoding undecaprenyl-diphosphate phosphatase; translated protein: MLIDIFKVFILSLIEAFTEFIPVSSTGHMILADKYINLSNNKEFVTAFQVIIQLGAILTVVVIFFKKLYPFMYKEEKRKNLIVLWTKIIVAVLPAVILGLLLDDYIEEHFFNATVVSVMLLIYGILLIFIERKNRKQNITNLNNISYTMALSIGLFQCLAMIPGTSRSAATIIGAMFLGLNRVAATEFSFFLAIPTMLGATALKLIKIGSLLSAYELLLIFIGLLLTFIMSLMIINSFLRYIKKHDFKVFGYYRIIIAILILLDIYVW